Proteins co-encoded in one Vampirovibrio chlorellavorus genomic window:
- the rpmG gene encoding 50S ribosomal protein L33, producing MGNAKKKKKVILACVDCSERNYSTEKGLNQINERLELKKYCPRCTSHTVHRETR from the coding sequence ATGGGCAACGCCAAGAAAAAAAAGAAAGTGATTTTAGCCTGTGTGGACTGTTCTGAACGGAACTACTCTACGGAGAAGGGCTTGAATCAAATCAACGAGCGGCTGGAGCTGAAGAAGTACTGCCCTCGTTGCACGAGTCATACCGTTCATCGCGAAACGCGCTAG
- the rplA gene encoding 50S ribosomal protein L1 yields the protein MAKLTKRQKHFQELMASATQPVGVKDGVALLKKALAHAKFDETVETHIRLGINVKHADQQVRSTVVLPEGTGKTVRVAVIAKGEKVNEARNAGADFAGSEDLVEKMEKENWLDFDVLIATPDAMALLGKLGKVLGPKGLMPNPKTGTVTFDVAQAIKEVKAGKVEFRADKQGIVHTAIGKGKAFTEEQILKNFSTLYDAILRAKPAAAKGAYVKSVYLTSTMGPSIKLDASKLSSEIRDYLAN from the coding sequence ATGGCTAAATTAACCAAGCGTCAAAAACATTTCCAGGAGCTGATGGCTTCCGCCACCCAGCCTGTAGGCGTCAAGGATGGCGTTGCTCTGCTGAAAAAAGCGTTAGCGCATGCCAAGTTTGATGAGACCGTTGAAACCCACATTCGTTTGGGCATCAACGTTAAGCATGCCGATCAACAAGTCCGTAGCACCGTGGTGTTGCCTGAAGGCACCGGTAAAACCGTTCGTGTGGCTGTTATCGCCAAAGGCGAAAAAGTCAACGAAGCCAGAAATGCAGGTGCCGACTTCGCGGGTAGCGAAGACCTGGTCGAAAAAATGGAAAAAGAAAACTGGCTCGACTTTGATGTCTTGATTGCCACCCCCGATGCCATGGCATTGCTGGGCAAACTGGGTAAAGTGCTGGGTCCCAAAGGCCTGATGCCCAATCCCAAGACCGGCACCGTTACCTTCGATGTGGCTCAGGCCATTAAAGAAGTGAAAGCCGGTAAAGTGGAGTTCCGTGCCGACAAGCAAGGGATTGTCCACACCGCCATTGGTAAAGGCAAAGCCTTCACTGAAGAGCAAATCCTGAAAAATTTCTCCACCCTGTATGACGCCATTCTGCGTGCCAAACCGGCCGCTGCCAAAGGCGCTTATGTAAAATCCGTTTACCTGACCTCGACGATGGGGCCCAGCATTAAGCTGGATGCTTCCAAGCTGAGTTCCGAGATTCGGGATTATCTGGCCAACTAA
- a CDS encoding peroxiredoxin, whose translation MVAQIGKPAPEFTAAAYHEGKITEVSLKNYRGKWVVLFFWPLDFTFVCPTEIQGFNDKKAEFDKLNAQIIGASVDSVHSHKAWSEGALGQMNYPMVSDINHRISRDYGVLLEDKGISLRGLFLIDPDGNLRSYLVNDLAVGRNVDEVIRLLQAFQSGELCPVGWKPGAQTLGKA comes from the coding sequence ATGGTCGCACAAATTGGCAAACCGGCTCCTGAGTTTACAGCAGCCGCCTACCACGAAGGCAAAATCACCGAAGTGTCCCTGAAAAACTACCGTGGCAAATGGGTGGTCCTGTTCTTCTGGCCGCTCGATTTCACCTTTGTCTGCCCCACCGAAATCCAGGGCTTCAACGACAAAAAAGCCGAATTCGACAAGCTGAACGCCCAAATCATCGGCGCCAGCGTAGACAGCGTTCACTCCCACAAAGCCTGGAGCGAAGGCGCTTTGGGTCAAATGAACTACCCCATGGTCTCCGACATCAACCACCGCATCAGCCGTGACTATGGTGTGTTGCTGGAAGACAAGGGCATCAGTCTGCGTGGTCTGTTCCTGATCGATCCCGATGGCAACCTGCGTAGCTACCTGGTGAACGACCTGGCTGTGGGCCGTAACGTGGATGAAGTCATCCGCTTGCTGCAAGCCTTCCAATCCGGCGAACTGTGCCCGGTTGGCTGGAAGCCCGGCGCTCAAACCTTGGGCAAAGCTTAA
- a CDS encoding peroxiredoxin family protein codes for MPDFALLDQQGHLVSLCDFTDQRGVVLLFFASDWLPGDVALLQGFRHAYGALTEAGLQVLALSSINWEMLFHLAKRLDLPFPLLFDQCCRQATFYQAAWIPKFVTGRAVYVLDNQQRVVFARSQASPEQVLAAFSG; via the coding sequence GTGCCTGACTTTGCGCTGCTGGATCAGCAGGGCCATCTGGTCTCACTGTGCGATTTTACGGATCAGCGCGGGGTGGTGTTGCTGTTTTTCGCCTCCGACTGGCTGCCGGGCGATGTGGCATTGCTGCAGGGCTTCCGGCATGCGTATGGTGCCCTGACTGAAGCTGGGTTGCAGGTGTTGGCGCTGTCCAGCATCAACTGGGAGATGCTGTTTCATCTGGCCAAGCGCCTGGATCTTCCGTTTCCCCTGCTGTTTGACCAGTGTTGCCGACAAGCGACTTTTTACCAGGCCGCCTGGATTCCTAAATTCGTGACTGGGCGGGCCGTCTACGTGCTGGATAATCAGCAGCGGGTTGTGTTTGCCCGAAGCCAGGCAAGTCCAGAACAGGTGCTGGCCGCCTTTAGTGGCTGA
- the nusG gene encoding transcription termination/antitermination protein NusG yields MEFLEEPQIPSEELEADEFALDDEDLEDEAPASSGDHRVSVLSEKNSDKAISVSAEDSLTATKRPPKRRWYIVHTYSGHENKVKVNLERRIESMNMGDKIFRVEVPQKSVTKIKDGKRTEKEERIFPGYVLVEMLMDDDSWYVVRHTPGVTKFVGSQKKPIPAKDVEIKRILLKDQRTGTTVAKVEIDLKVGEIVKIVSGPFADFEGTVTEINPEKERLKASVSIFGRETPVELAFNQVQKSH; encoded by the coding sequence ATGGAATTTTTAGAAGAACCGCAAATTCCCTCCGAAGAATTGGAAGCTGATGAATTCGCCCTGGATGATGAAGATCTTGAAGATGAGGCGCCTGCTTCGTCGGGTGATCACCGGGTCAGCGTGCTGTCCGAGAAAAATTCCGACAAGGCCATCAGCGTCAGTGCCGAAGATTCCTTAACCGCTACCAAGCGCCCTCCCAAGCGTCGCTGGTATATTGTGCATACCTACTCCGGGCACGAAAACAAGGTGAAAGTGAACCTGGAGCGCCGGATTGAGTCCATGAACATGGGCGATAAGATCTTTCGGGTGGAAGTGCCTCAAAAATCCGTGACCAAAATTAAGGATGGTAAGCGGACTGAGAAGGAAGAGCGCATTTTCCCGGGTTATGTACTGGTGGAAATGCTGATGGATGATGATTCCTGGTACGTGGTTCGCCATACGCCCGGGGTTACCAAGTTCGTGGGCTCCCAGAAGAAGCCCATTCCCGCCAAAGACGTTGAGATCAAGCGGATTCTGCTTAAGGATCAGCGTACCGGTACCACGGTGGCCAAGGTCGAAATCGACCTCAAGGTGGGCGAGATCGTCAAGATCGTCAGCGGGCCCTTTGCCGACTTTGAAGGTACTGTTACAGAAATCAACCCGGAAAAAGAGCGCCTGAAAGCCTCCGTTTCCATCTTCGGACGCGAAACGCCGGTTGAGCTGGCCTTTAACCAGGTGCAAAAATCTCACTAA
- the ilvD gene encoding dihydroxy-acid dehydratase: MNPINAISQQGRQQSPEADSLRMGCGWGRQETDKAWILVETTHGDSHPGSIHLGDLAQFVDKGIISAGGTPAHYTCTDICDGIAQGTAGQHYSLPSREVMVMACEMHAKAGHFDGAVFLSGCDKSLPAHLMAMLRLNLPSLVVPGGVMEAGPEGFTLEGVGTIYAQKRRGEIDEASYEFLRSGACPSAGSCAFFGTAATMQLLSEAMGLAMPATALIPAHLNALKEAARQAGKRVFELIAEDLRPRQIFTQKALDNALMVLAATGGSTNALIHLAAMAKEADLDFSYERINEINGQVPFILNLKPSGKFTSDKIWYAGGVYRILKELKPFLHWDALTVTGLTLGENLEILEKTGHFINMPRCLSNYGGKPEDIIRPIHDPLRPEGAIRILTGNIAPGGAVIKVSALNPQMRRFEGRAKVFNNQDDAREAVLSGKIQPGDAVVIRYEGPAATGMPEQYYITEAIASSPLLASSTMLITDGRFSGATRGPAIGHVAPEAARGGPIATLIDGDLLEFDLDESALNIIGVNGQRLAPAELESILRQRQTQLETGINKPKPQYTKGLLGIYCRYALPASEGGGLSTSFP, encoded by the coding sequence ATGAATCCCATTAACGCCATTAGCCAGCAAGGGCGGCAGCAATCCCCGGAAGCGGATTCCCTACGGATGGGCTGCGGCTGGGGCAGGCAAGAAACGGACAAGGCCTGGATTTTGGTGGAAACCACCCATGGAGACTCTCATCCGGGGTCGATTCATCTGGGCGATTTGGCCCAATTTGTGGACAAAGGCATCATCAGCGCCGGGGGAACACCCGCCCACTATACCTGCACCGATATTTGTGACGGCATCGCCCAAGGCACCGCCGGACAGCATTATTCGCTGCCCTCCCGGGAAGTGATGGTGATGGCCTGTGAAATGCACGCCAAAGCGGGGCATTTCGACGGGGCCGTGTTTCTCTCGGGGTGCGATAAATCGCTGCCGGCCCACCTGATGGCCATGCTGCGACTGAATCTGCCCTCACTGGTGGTGCCCGGCGGGGTCATGGAAGCGGGCCCGGAAGGCTTTACGCTGGAGGGTGTGGGCACCATCTACGCCCAAAAACGCCGGGGGGAGATTGACGAGGCCAGCTACGAGTTTTTACGCAGCGGGGCTTGCCCCTCGGCTGGGTCCTGCGCCTTTTTTGGCACGGCGGCCACTATGCAGCTCTTATCGGAGGCCATGGGCCTGGCCATGCCTGCCACGGCTCTGATTCCGGCCCATCTGAACGCCCTGAAAGAGGCCGCCCGGCAAGCCGGCAAGCGGGTGTTTGAACTGATCGCCGAAGATCTGCGCCCTCGGCAGATTTTCACCCAAAAAGCGCTAGACAACGCCCTGATGGTACTTGCGGCCACCGGGGGCTCCACCAACGCCCTCATTCATCTAGCCGCTATGGCCAAAGAAGCCGACCTGGATTTTTCCTATGAGCGCATCAATGAAATCAACGGCCAAGTGCCCTTTATCCTGAATTTAAAGCCCTCCGGCAAGTTTACCTCGGATAAAATCTGGTACGCAGGCGGAGTCTACCGGATTTTAAAAGAACTCAAGCCCTTCCTGCATTGGGATGCCCTGACCGTGACCGGGTTGACCCTGGGCGAAAATCTGGAAATATTGGAGAAAACGGGCCATTTCATCAACATGCCCCGCTGTTTAAGCAATTACGGCGGAAAGCCGGAAGATATCATTCGCCCCATCCACGACCCTTTGCGCCCGGAGGGGGCCATCCGCATCCTCACCGGAAACATAGCACCCGGTGGGGCGGTGATCAAAGTCTCGGCACTGAATCCGCAAATGCGCCGCTTTGAAGGCCGGGCCAAGGTGTTCAACAATCAGGATGACGCCCGTGAAGCGGTGCTGAGCGGCAAAATCCAGCCGGGCGACGCCGTGGTCATTCGCTACGAAGGCCCCGCCGCCACCGGCATGCCGGAACAGTATTACATCACGGAAGCCATTGCCTCCAGCCCACTATTGGCCAGCAGCACCATGCTAATCACTGATGGTCGCTTTTCCGGAGCCACCCGGGGGCCCGCCATTGGGCACGTGGCGCCGGAAGCCGCTCGGGGAGGCCCCATTGCTACGCTGATCGATGGAGATTTACTGGAATTTGATCTGGACGAAAGCGCTTTGAATATAATAGGAGTGAACGGGCAACGGTTGGCCCCGGCTGAATTGGAAAGCATTCTGCGCCAACGGCAAACACAACTGGAGACAGGCATTAATAAACCCAAGCCCCAATACACCAAAGGCTTGCTGGGCATCTATTGTCGTTACGCCTTGCCGGCGAGCGAAGGAGGCGGATTATCGACATCATTTCCATAG
- the secE gene encoding preprotein translocase subunit SecE, translating into MTTLQQADSRKTPGPAGKQSRQQEVSGSPMEQLTTYLKGVRAEWTKISWPTTQQIIGQTIVVLAVVSVMTLLLLVMDFSFHSIVNAITPHRS; encoded by the coding sequence ATGACCACATTGCAGCAAGCGGACTCCAGGAAGACGCCCGGCCCCGCCGGAAAACAGTCCCGTCAACAAGAAGTATCAGGCTCACCCATGGAACAACTGACCACCTACCTGAAAGGCGTGCGCGCCGAATGGACTAAAATCAGCTGGCCCACCACGCAGCAAATTATTGGGCAAACCATTGTGGTGCTAGCCGTTGTGAGTGTAATGACCCTGCTTTTACTGGTTATGGACTTCTCGTTCCACTCTATCGTTAACGCCATTACACCCCATCGCAGTTAA
- the rplK gene encoding 50S ribosomal protein L11 — MAKKVTGKIKLQLPAGKANPSPPVGPALGQHGVNIMEFCKQYNAQTADKTGQIIPVEISVYEDRSFTFILKTPPTAFLIIQEAGIPKGSGKPNTEKKGTLSAEQVTKIASIKLADMNSHTVESAEQMVRGTARSMGVTCEA, encoded by the coding sequence GTGGCTAAAAAGGTAACCGGTAAAATCAAACTGCAATTGCCCGCAGGCAAAGCCAATCCGTCCCCCCCGGTGGGTCCCGCGCTCGGTCAGCACGGCGTCAATATTATGGAATTCTGCAAGCAGTACAACGCCCAGACTGCTGATAAAACCGGCCAAATCATTCCGGTTGAGATCTCCGTTTACGAAGATCGCTCTTTCACCTTCATCCTGAAGACCCCTCCGACCGCCTTTTTGATCATTCAGGAAGCAGGCATCCCCAAAGGCTCAGGCAAGCCCAACACCGAGAAAAAAGGAACCCTGAGCGCTGAGCAGGTGACCAAAATCGCCAGTATCAAACTGGCTGACATGAACTCTCACACCGTAGAATCCGCTGAGCAAATGGTGCGTGGTACCGCCCGCAGCATGGGCGTGACCTGCGAAGCCTAA
- a CDS encoding sugar kinase, protein MLELSSEGDLKQARVFNRSFGGDTLNTAVAAARLGSNVGYITRLGNDAFALALQEMILKEGIQISPKRNGKGPTGLYFVSVDHEGQRDFVYYRQHSAATQLGPDDISVDLIKQSKIVYSSGITLAISPSARQATLKAFRLARENGVMTAFDPNYREALWESEEKMVDAFNEVLPWVDIFLPSFPDDTVSMINFNKPQQVVDYFLFKGVKLVVVKVGAQGCYLGYKREIQQIPSMSIKAIDTTGAGDAFNGGFLHGLAQGESLINCAKLGITTASLKVLNRGSAIAMPNRDAVYNRAFSH, encoded by the coding sequence ATGCTGGAGCTGTCCAGTGAGGGCGATCTCAAACAGGCCCGGGTCTTTAACCGCAGTTTTGGTGGCGATACGCTCAATACAGCGGTGGCGGCGGCCCGGCTGGGTTCCAACGTGGGTTACATCACCCGTTTGGGCAACGATGCCTTTGCTCTGGCCCTGCAAGAAATGATTTTGAAGGAAGGCATCCAGATTAGCCCCAAGCGCAACGGCAAAGGCCCCACCGGGCTTTATTTTGTCTCCGTGGATCACGAAGGGCAGCGGGATTTTGTCTATTACCGCCAGCATTCAGCCGCCACCCAACTGGGCCCGGATGACATTTCCGTGGATTTGATTAAACAGAGCAAGATCGTGTACTCCTCAGGCATTACCCTGGCCATTTCCCCTTCGGCCCGGCAAGCCACCCTGAAAGCCTTTCGCCTGGCCCGTGAGAACGGGGTCATGACCGCCTTTGACCCCAACTACCGGGAAGCGCTGTGGGAAAGCGAAGAGAAAATGGTGGACGCTTTCAACGAAGTACTGCCGTGGGTGGATATTTTCCTGCCCTCTTTCCCCGATGACACGGTCAGCATGATCAACTTTAATAAACCCCAGCAGGTGGTGGACTACTTCCTATTCAAGGGCGTCAAGCTGGTGGTGGTCAAAGTGGGAGCCCAAGGGTGCTATCTGGGCTACAAGCGAGAAATTCAGCAGATTCCTTCCATGTCCATCAAGGCCATTGACACCACCGGCGCTGGAGATGCCTTCAACGGTGGCTTCCTGCACGGGCTGGCCCAAGGGGAAAGCCTGATCAACTGCGCCAAACTGGGCATTACCACGGCCAGCCTGAAAGTCCTCAACCGGGGATCGGCCATTGCCATGCCCAACAGAGACGCCGTTTACAACCGGGCCTTCAGCCACTAA